One Stenotrophomonas maltophilia DNA window includes the following coding sequences:
- the rpoN gene encoding RNA polymerase factor sigma-54, producing the protein MKAALSTQLGQQLHLTPQLLQSIRLLQLDGLHLEQEIQRLLDSNPLLEIEEAEAPAADATEASVTTMDTAAFDELPESSMWDVAGASWQDGDDDRMTRIAAGESTDPQLRVLQRLSLDMDDRELAVAAFWLDHCDEAGYLQAPLDQLQLLASAQFDIAADGVEAIRQQLLHGEPAGMAAQDLREGLQAQLRSLHGVVPARHLAARILDGALDALAAHDYPALARLHDAEIDDVREAVRLILSLQPRPGDSLLPERNAVVVPDVVAWHADDQWKVALNPATSRRVSINSQYEQALAETSEAAPALREMLQEARWFSRGLSMRYDTLLRTARVIVERQAAFLVRGEEAMAPLTLKEVAEEIGMHESTVSRITTGKFLQTPRGTFELKHFFAVRLEGASVSGQAVKAMVRRLIDAEPAGRPLADEAIAGLLSRQGVNIARRTVAKYREQLDIAPARERRRLGARQPQLARVG; encoded by the coding sequence ATGAAGGCTGCACTCTCGACCCAGCTGGGCCAACAACTTCACCTCACCCCGCAGTTGCTGCAGTCGATCCGGCTGCTGCAGCTTGATGGCCTGCATCTGGAACAGGAAATCCAGCGCCTGCTGGACTCCAACCCGCTGCTGGAGATCGAAGAGGCCGAAGCGCCCGCTGCCGATGCCACCGAGGCCAGTGTCACCACGATGGACACCGCCGCCTTCGACGAGCTGCCGGAGTCGTCGATGTGGGACGTGGCCGGCGCCAGCTGGCAGGACGGCGACGACGACCGCATGACACGTATCGCTGCCGGCGAATCGACCGACCCGCAGCTGCGTGTGCTGCAGCGCCTGTCGCTGGACATGGACGACCGCGAGCTGGCCGTCGCAGCATTCTGGCTCGATCACTGCGACGAGGCCGGCTACCTGCAGGCGCCGCTGGACCAGCTGCAGCTGCTGGCCAGCGCCCAGTTCGACATCGCCGCCGACGGCGTCGAAGCCATCCGCCAGCAGCTGCTGCACGGCGAGCCCGCCGGCATGGCCGCGCAGGACCTGCGCGAAGGCCTGCAGGCGCAGCTGCGCAGCCTGCACGGCGTAGTCCCCGCCCGCCACCTGGCCGCCCGCATCCTCGATGGCGCGCTCGACGCGCTGGCCGCGCACGACTACCCCGCCCTCGCCCGCCTGCACGACGCCGAAATCGACGACGTGCGCGAAGCCGTGCGCCTGATCCTCTCGCTGCAGCCGCGCCCGGGTGACAGCCTGCTGCCCGAACGCAATGCCGTGGTGGTGCCGGATGTGGTTGCCTGGCACGCCGACGACCAGTGGAAGGTAGCGCTGAACCCGGCCACCAGCCGCCGCGTCTCGATCAACAGCCAGTACGAACAGGCGCTGGCCGAGACCAGCGAGGCCGCACCGGCACTGCGCGAGATGCTGCAGGAAGCGCGCTGGTTCAGCCGCGGCCTGTCGATGCGCTATGACACCCTGCTGCGCACCGCGCGGGTAATCGTCGAGCGCCAGGCCGCGTTCCTGGTGCGTGGCGAAGAGGCCATGGCGCCGCTGACCCTGAAGGAAGTGGCCGAGGAAATCGGCATGCACGAGTCCACCGTCTCGCGCATCACCACCGGCAAGTTCCTGCAGACCCCGCGCGGCACCTTCGAACTGAAGCACTTCTTCGCCGTGCGCCTGGAAGGCGCCAGCGTCTCCGGCCAGGCCGTCAAGGCCATGGTCCGCCGCCTGATCGACGCCGAACCGGCCGGCCGCCCGCTGGCCGACGAGGCCATCGCCGGTCTGCTGTCGCGCCAGGGGGTGAACATTGCCCGCCGAACCGTCGCAAAATACCGAGAACAACTGGACATCGCCCCGGCCCGTGAACGGCGCCGGCTTGGCGCCAGGCAACCGCAGCTGGCCCGGGTGGGCTGA
- a CDS encoding response regulator, with product MRVLIVDDHTLVRAGLARLLQGFADVQLVAEASNAEQALQLALQHAPDVILMDLSLPGRTGLEALSDIRLRAPGTRVVMMTMHDDAAHVRDALDRGAVGFLVKDAAPQELELALRAAHAGQVFLSPQISAKMLAPMLGREKPTGIAALSPRQREILRRIGKGESNKEIAADLGISVKTVETHRARMMESLGCRRANDLLLLAARHQHELE from the coding sequence GTGCGAGTTCTCATCGTCGACGATCACACCCTGGTCCGCGCCGGCCTGGCGCGGCTGCTGCAGGGGTTTGCCGACGTGCAGCTCGTCGCCGAGGCCAGCAATGCCGAGCAGGCACTGCAGCTGGCTCTGCAGCACGCCCCGGACGTGATCCTCATGGACCTGTCACTGCCCGGCCGCACCGGCCTGGAAGCCCTCAGTGACATCCGCCTGCGCGCCCCCGGCACGCGGGTGGTGATGATGACCATGCACGACGACGCCGCACACGTGCGCGATGCACTCGATCGCGGGGCGGTCGGGTTCCTGGTCAAGGATGCCGCACCGCAGGAGCTTGAGCTGGCGCTGCGTGCCGCACACGCCGGCCAAGTGTTCCTGAGCCCGCAGATCTCCGCCAAGATGCTGGCACCGATGCTCGGTCGCGAGAAACCTACCGGCATCGCCGCACTGTCGCCGCGCCAGCGCGAGATCCTGCGCCGCATCGGCAAGGGTGAGAGCAACAAGGAAATCGCCGCCGACCTCGGCATCAGCGTCAAGACAGTGGAAACCCACCGCGCACGCATGATGGAGTCGCTGGGCTGTCGCCGCGCCAACGATCTGCTGCTGCTGGCCGCGCGCCACCAGCACGAGCTGGAGTGA
- the fliS gene encoding flagellar export chaperone FliS, which produces MYGSNRQFAEQYRKVGVTTSVVDADPHKLVALLLAGACERIRTAEASLQQNDQARKGKAIGEACAIVGHLNGSLDHEAGGEIAGNLSALYDFVIMRLTEGNLHNDPTALKEALGLMVEIDSAWNAIPADQRQVTKAVAP; this is translated from the coding sequence ATGTACGGTTCCAATCGGCAGTTCGCCGAGCAGTACCGAAAAGTCGGCGTGACCACCTCGGTCGTCGATGCCGATCCACACAAGTTGGTAGCGCTGTTGCTGGCCGGTGCCTGCGAACGCATCCGTACCGCTGAAGCCTCTTTGCAGCAGAATGACCAGGCCCGCAAGGGCAAGGCCATCGGCGAAGCCTGTGCCATCGTCGGCCACCTCAACGGCTCGCTCGATCACGAAGCCGGCGGCGAGATCGCCGGCAACCTGTCGGCGCTGTACGACTTTGTCATCATGCGCCTGACCGAGGGCAACCTGCACAACGATCCGACCGCACTGAAGGAAGCCCTGGGCTTGATGGTGGAGATCGACTCGGCCTGGAACGCGATTCCGGCAGACCAGCGCCAGGTCACCAAAGCGGTGGCCCCATGA
- a CDS encoding PilZ domain-containing protein encodes MTQLPTTSLHHPAESELFDETLSCELALPAEFQAGSAAGRTSSAEGLLRSLALVEDSRVDEHDDRNESSLQLQRLEAKVDLAMVLLGRLVRQQGQELTLRPVRWSRRGIRLQLGPRSGASPGQAGLVRLQPSDWLPDHIDLPVEVIAEAADGGGGHYLWLRFQRLGDGLEMAMERHLFRLHRRQVAEARRAR; translated from the coding sequence ATGACCCAACTGCCGACCACGTCGCTGCATCACCCCGCCGAAAGCGAGCTGTTCGACGAAACGCTCAGCTGCGAGCTGGCCTTGCCGGCCGAGTTCCAGGCAGGCAGCGCCGCCGGTCGTACCAGCAGTGCCGAAGGCCTGCTGCGCAGCCTGGCCCTGGTCGAGGACAGTCGCGTTGACGAGCACGACGACCGCAATGAGTCCAGCCTGCAGCTGCAGCGGCTGGAAGCCAAGGTGGATCTGGCGATGGTGCTGCTCGGCCGTCTGGTACGCCAGCAGGGCCAGGAACTGACCCTGCGCCCCGTGCGCTGGTCACGCCGCGGCATCCGTCTGCAGCTGGGGCCGCGCAGCGGCGCCAGCCCCGGCCAGGCCGGCCTGGTGCGCCTGCAGCCCAGCGACTGGCTGCCCGACCATATCGACCTGCCCGTGGAAGTGATCGCCGAAGCAGCGGACGGTGGCGGCGGTCACTACCTGTGGCTGCGTTTCCAGCGTCTTGGCGATGGCCTGGAAATGGCAATGGAGCGGCATCTGTTCCGCCTGCATCGCCGCCAGGTGGCCGAAGCACGCCGCGCCCGCTGA